AAGCCAAAGATGCCAGCCGCATCAAGAGTGAATTCCTGGCCAATATGAGCCACGAGATACGCACTCCTATAAACGGTATCATTGGCATGAATGATCTGCTGTTGAAAACAGAGTTGAACGACAAGCAGCGTCATTATGTAAAGCTGGCACAAGCCAGTGGAGAGTCCTTGCTTCACCTGATTAATGACATTCTGGATTTCTCCAAAATCGAAGCTGGCAAGCTTCAGTTAGAAGAAATCAAATTCGATCTGTTTAAACTTCTAGCCGAAATCGCAGACACCTTCGCCTTGAAAGCCGAAGAGAAGAATCTGGAATTCATTTACTTAATCAACGACAACGTCCCTCGCTACATTCGTTCGGATCCAAGTAGAATTCGTCAAATCATCACGAATCTGGTTTCTAATGCATTGAAATTCACCGAGAAAGGCGAAGTGATTTTACGTGTATCCGAAATCGGCATGAACCAATTGCAATTTGACATCACCGATACGGGCATAGGGATACCAGAAGATAAAATTGAACATTTATTCAACAAGTTTGTTCAGGTCGATGCCTCCACTACCCGCAAATTTGGTGGTACAGGTTTGGGATTAGCAATATCCAAGCAACTGTCAGAAATGATGGGAGGGCAAATTGGTGTTCACAGTCAATTAGACGAAGGCTCAACCTTTTGGTTTAACATTCGTTATGGTGAAATTCTGGATACTCCAGAAGAATCATTCCAACCTAATCTGCACAATCAAAGTGTAATATTCCTCGATGACAGAGCCGTTAATCATGAATTAGCCGAACATCTGCTGTTGCCAACAGGTGTCGAATTTATAGGGGTCAGGTCGTCGCCGGAAGCACTAAAACGGGTGCGTGATGCTTCTTCTAAAGGCAATCCGGTCGACTTGTTAATACTGGATGAAAATATCCCCGGCATTAATGGCTTGCAACTCGCAAAAGCCATTCGACATGATACATCCATTGAGCAACCAAAAATCCTGTTAATGACTCCTGCCGGCAGCACTCATAAGGAAAAGGAACTTCAAGAAATCGGCATCAACAGCCATTTCCATAAACCGATTAAACCCAATACCTTCTATCGATGTATCGCAGCGGCTTATAATCAGCACATAGAACCGCATGAGCAAGATAAAGGAACAGAAACTCAACCAACATCAGCACCAGAGCACCGGATACTGCTGGTTGAAGATAACTACATCAATCAGCAAGTGGCCTCTGAAATGCTGAAAGATCTGGGTTACATTGTGCAAGTAGCTGAAAATGGAGAGCAGGCTCTGGAAGCACTCGCTCAAGCAGAAGAACCATTCCAATTGATTTTGATGGATTGCCAAATGCCAGTTATGGATGGCTATGAAACCAGCCGAATTATACGTACCTCCAAGAACCCTCGTATAAACCCTGACATCCCAATCATTGCGCTTACCGCAAACGCCATGAAAGGCGATGAAGAGAAGTGTATTGCTGCCGGCATGAACGACTACATGTCTAAACCCATTGTAAATACAGTCTTACGTAATAGCCTGGAAAAGTGGCTTAGCCCCAATACAACAAACTATGAAATATAAGCAGCCATTTTAAACTATCAGCGACTCTCGGAAATTTCATTGTAAGTCACCTACTGCGGCATCAGTACCTCTTTGTACTACGTTAATTTCGCCTACCAATATTTATCATTGTCTAACCCAGTTTTGTGTTACGCGCAGCGTTGACAATTTAGTTCACACATGAAATAAATACTTCACATGCAAACTAAATAAGGAAAAACAATGGCTTTCTCTAATAGAGTTTCAAAAATGGTTAGCAAAATCAATGGGCTACCTGAATTTATACGCTCATGGGCTTTGTCCAAAGCGGTGGGCTCAATCGTTAAAATGGTTGGTTACCTGAAGATCAAAATTGAAAGTATGGATTTCAATCAGGTTGTAGTTTCAGTACCCAATAAAAAGAGAGTTCAAAACCACATTGGTGGTGTCCACGCATGCTGTACTGCAACGCTGGCAGAAACAGCAACCGGACTGGTAATAGGTATGAATGTGCCAGATAGCAGCCTGAATTTGCTAAAATCCATGAAGATTACCTATCAAAAGCGCAGCACTGGCGGTGTAAAAGCCGTGGCCACTCTTAGTGATGAACAAATTCAAAGTGTTCGTACTGTAGAAAAAGGCGAATTGCTCGTTCCTGTTGTTGTGACCGACGAAACCGGTGAAGAAATTGTCGCCTGTGAAATGCTTTGGGCCTGGATCCCCAAAAAACGCTAAAGGGACTGAACTAGAACAATTGCGTTAAAACAATCATGTCAGACCAACGATTATTTTATCTGCTACATACAGCTCATCATCGTCTGTTTAAACAGGCCGACAAGCTGTGTCTGGATCAATTGGGCATCACCAGTGTTCAACTTTCTGCGCTGTTTTATTTGCAAAGAAACGATGGCTGCCAGGCAAAAGCATTAAGTCTGGGATTGTCATTAAACAATTCCGCCATAACAGGATTGGTTAACCGGATGGTTAATTTAGGACTGGTAACTAAAAATATATGCGATAAAGATGCTCGGGCTGCGCAAATTCACTTAACAGACAAGGCGAAAGAAATACTGCCCAGAGGAATCCAATTGGTTAAAGCGGTCAATCAACAAATCGCTGCACAATTTACTGACAACGAACTGGATACTATTGTCCGTTTTTTGAAAACGCTGGCAAGCGAAGATAATAAGAATGAAACAGGAGAACAGATGCAATAAATCGTAACCATTACCTGTATATGGTCAACATCTGGTTACGTTTTGTCATGAAAATGACTCAATTCTGCCAAGACCAATAGATAAGATTAACGTATAATGCGCTCCGCACTTTACCTGATCTGAAGTATCAATGAGCCTCTCAGCTATTTATATATAGGAGCCTGTATGTAAATAGAGTGAGCGACAATAGATTGATAAAGGCAAAATGTGATAGACAGGCAGATGCGATTCGATTTTAAATTAGGATATCTGGAGTCGAGACTTTTTCAATTTCCAGATAAGTAAGTAGAAAACCAATAATAAGTATTACAAAAACCTGGAATAGCATTTTGAACAAAACGCCGCCTGAATCATTAATACGTACCTGGGTTTGGATGATGGCAGAGTCCAACAATCCTGAACTCGTTGAGCGAGGACGTCAAAACCTCATCAATGCCTTTGGCAGTATGAAAAAAGCCATTGAACACATTGAAAGTCAGGTACAAAAACAATCCTGATTAAGTGTTTAATCAGCCATATTTTTCGAGAATCATTAGGTTATAAGAACAAAACGTCGAAAGAGCACCTTGTACAGGTTATCTAGTCGTTAAGCAGAAACATTCAAGGTGCTCAAGCTGTAAGGCCAGCGTAAATTAGCTCGCTTTAGTAGCTCTTATCAATGTGTTCGAGTTTTTTCTCAAACTGCAGACGTTGTTCATCATGTTGATATTCAAAGTGATATTGATTGTGAAAGCCGAATCTTAATTCCACTACCGCATCCGACAAGAACACATTGTAGCCGTCAAAATCCGTTGTTCCATATACACCGTCAAGATAATACTTATCATCTTCAAGCGTGCCATGTTGGCGTATTTTCTCAAATACACGTAGTACCAGTTTGGGATCTAATTCATTTTTCATCACTTCACCACAATTATTATCCTCTTGCTAGAAATTATAGCGGAATCCAATAGAAGCGGTATTCAACTTGATATCGTCTTGTCCTCGTATGTGTTCATATTCCACACGGATCATGCTGTTTTTTGTTAACACAAAATCAAAACCCAATCCGATACCCGCTGCCACAGTGCTGTCATCCACCTTACAGCGTGTATAACTTTCGCCTGTCGCAACAGCAAAATTACTTGCAACTCCAGCACTACAAGCCTGTTCACCAGCGACAATAGAATCAGATTTAACAGATAAATTCATCACACTTAAGCGATAGTATAATTCGCCCATCTCTCCTCGCGCTTTTCCCAGCAAAGACGCATAGATGCTTGATGCATCAATTCCCGACTTAAAATTTGTCGCGCCTTGAACTGTAGTAGGGTCAGCATAGTTATTGTAGCCACTCGCCAATTGGTTAAAACCAACTTCGGCATACCACTGGCGATGCAAAGAATAGCCAACACCAAAGCGAAAACCGGTTTCATCATCATCAACCTGATTCACTTCAGATTCAATATAACCAGCTCCAGCAACAGCATAAAAACCTTTAAAATCAAAAGCATATGTAGTAAAACTCGCACTCATCAGGGAAAGCAGGATAAGTAACAGTGAGCCAAAAGGTAATTTTTTATACATTTTTTGACACCAAACGGAAAATTTCTGGCATTATTCTAACGATTCCAATGGGTAAATGAAATTAAACAAACAATGAATTTCTATGGTCTTTAACTTCTATTGTTGATTTCAGGAAATGACAAACAGTAATTTTAGTCAAATAATTCGATCAGCAGCACTTTTCTTGTTTCTCTTGCCATTTTCTTTGCAAGAGGCTTTTGCTACGCATTCAGATATCACCAAGCTCACCTTTAGTACAAGTTCCCACCCTGCTGTCATCAACTATTATGAACCACTCATTGTAAATGCCTATGCAAAGCTGGGGATTCAAATTGAGCTCTTACACATCAATGAAGAACGCTCCCTGAGACTATTAGAAACCGGGCAACTGGATGGCGATATCATTCGTACCGAGTCGGTTCTGAAAAATTTCCAATCATTTATCCCTGTATACATGCTTGGAGACGCCAAAGTCTACCTGATATGCCAGTCACAAATGATCTGTGACAAGTCCATTTTGAATCAGAAGAAATGGATATTAGGCTCTGTGGCGGGTACCACCTACTTCGAAGAGTTTTTGGGGCACTCTGAAATCAATCTTTTAAAATACACGGACTACTCGCTACTCAAAGAGTCCTATAACAAAAAACGCATTGATGCCTATATTGACGTTATCAACAATCATTACTCTACTTCAGAGCTGCCACAATCAGCGGGCGCTTACCATCTCGGTACTATCTACGGGTATCACATTCTGAATAAGAAACATAGCCATCTGGCAAAGGACGTCATTAGAATATTAAGAGAACTACAAATGCCCCCAGAAGAAGAGCCATCTTTGGTAAATACGAGTAAGCAAACGGCAAACTCCTCTCAAAAAAATGAAAACAATCCAGCCAACAGTGGCGAATAACGCCATCCTCTCATAATCCAATACTTATTCTTTGTCCCTGATACTTAAAAACATACGTAAATTTCGCAAATCCTCATTAAGCAGGCTGTAATGCAAACAATAATTTTGTATCATTAGCAGGCTTAGCTGTACTCAAGCCTTGTGGCATCGTTTTTATTTGCAGTCGGTAATCGTGGAAATCTGCCACATTTAAACTAATGCGTTGAAAGACATCACTTTTCCAATGAATTCAATGCATAGTTCATAATAGTTTCAAAGGAAATTTAAGTGAAAAATTATCTCGCCCTGCTAAGTAGTCTGGTATGTTTTGCATGTTTTACAGTGCAGGCTCAACCTTCTGAACAAGCTATTCAGATCTCCCAAAAATATATCATTCTCGACTCCCACATTGACGTACCTTATCGGCTTCATAAAGAATGGGAAGATGTAACTGTAGCAACCAAGTCGGGGGATTTTGATTATCCAAGAGCCGTCAAGGGTGGATTAAATGCCCCTTTTATGTCGATTTACACGCCTGCGTCCATAGGCAAATCAAATCAATCCACAAAAACCGCAAACCAATTAATTGATAGTGTCGAAAAAATTGTAGCTACAGCCCCCGACAAGTTTGCCATCGCAAAGACCGTCAGTGACGTACAAAAGCAATTTCAACAAGGGTTAATCTCACTGCCGATGGGAATGGAAAATGGCTCTCCACTTCAAGGAAGTATGGAAAACCTGAAGCATTTTTACGACAGAGGCATCCGCTACATCACTCTGGCTCACTCCCAAAGCAATGATATTGCAGATTCATCCTATGATGTACGCCGTCAATGGCATGGATTAAGCCCTTTCGGCAAAGAACTGATTAAGGAAATGAATAAGCTGGGAATGATGGTCGATATTTCCCATGTTTCAGACGAAGCCTTTTACCAGGTGTTAGAGATTAGTGAAGCTCCGGTTATCGCCTCTCACTCATCGTTACGCCAGTTTACCCCCGGATTCGAGCGCAATATGAATGACGCCATGCTAAAAGCGCTTGCTAAAAATGGAGGCGTGGTGCAAATCAATTTTGGTTCCAGTTTCGTCAGTCAATACGCCAATAGCTGGTATGACTTAATGAAAGTGAAACGCAAAAAAACAGAAAACAAATATGGTATCGACAGCCCTCAGGTAAAAGCCTTTGATGAAAAATACCGTCGTGAAACCCCCTTCCCTTACGCAACCATGGATACTGTGCTGGATCATATCGATCATGTAGTCAAAGTGGTGGGCATTGATTACGTCGGAATAGGTTCCGATTTTGATGGCGTAGGTGATTCACTGCCGGAAGGATTAAAAGACGTATCCACCTACCCCAACCTGATTCAAGGCTTGCTTGATAGAGGCTATTCTGAAGAAGATATCGCCAAAATACTGAGCGGCAATTTCCTGCGAGTATGGGGCGAAGTAGAAGCTTTTGCGCAGAAGCATTAATCATAGATGCCTTATTTTTAAGCTAAAAGAAGGCATCGATTCCTTTACTCAATCAATCTGCATAACTGTCATTCATACGTTGAAATTTATCGCAGACTCGCCAAAAGCCGAACTAGACGTTAACGGCGACATCATTGTCCAATGAGACAAATGAAGGCAATCACGTATCCAAAGTGGCCTTTTCGGCCTCTTCCTGCAATATTTTGGAAAAGCCATCCAACTCCAAAAGCGAACTGTACTCATCCAGTTTCTGGCGTTGCTCCTCTGGCAGTTCAGACTGATTAAGCAAATCGTATGCTTTTACGGCGTTTTCCTTCTGAGATTTGTCCAGAGCCCCTTGTTCAAACAAAGCCACCAATGTTTTCAACAGGTTTAAAGCAACCTGTTTATTGTTAGGAGACAGGGTAAAAGCCTTACTTAAATCCATATAGGCCGGAACAAATCGTTTCTGCTTGTAATGCTCCGTCGCCATGGCGCTAAGCTCTTTCGGTGTGAAGTGAATATCTTTTCGTTCCAGAGACTCTTGCTTGATGTATTCAGCAACAACATTGCTGGCAAAAGTATCGCCAGCAATTTGATCTTTAATATGATCCAGTAATTTAAGGCTTTCTTCTCGGTAACCAAGCTCATGAAAAGCTTTGACTTTATCCAGATTATCTTCAACTGACTCAAATGGTTCCTTAGTCACCATTTCTTTGAGCAATTGCTCAGCCTTTTTCTTTTCGTCTCGCAAGCTCAGCATACGAATTTGAATAATAGCCAGCTGCTCTTTAAAATCGCCTTTTTTGGCATAATCAGCCTGATTCTGAGCCAGGAATCGCTCAGATTTTTGAATAATCTTGGACGCTTCTGCTTCTGGTAATGTGGTTGCCAAATCAATACCGGCACGCACCACATTAAGCATTAGCTCAGGAGTGTCATGAATCGAATTTTTGGCGTATTTAGCCATATTCTGAGTGGCAATGTACTGCCCCAACTTGTCGTGATTCAGTCGCGCCAGGTTGCAAGATTTCTTGTTTCTCTCAATGTTACGAGGCGCCATTTCAGTAGCAGTTTTCATTTCCTCATAAGCTTGTGAGTAATTCTCATGTTCGATGTAATATTGAGCCAGCAAATCATATGCCTGAAAACACGTATCTTTTCGCTTTTTCAATTCATGAATAAGCTCACTCGCTTCTTTTTCCTTCTCTTGCTTCAACAACACATGCGATAAAGCAATCAACACCCAACCGAACTTATTTTCCTGCGCCAATTTACGATAAAACCTCTCAGCCTCCTCGTACTCACGCAAGTGCATCAAACATTCACCGATCAGTCGGTTGATATGCGGATAATAGTTTGTCAAAGCCGGATCTTTTAACTGACGCTCACCAAAATATATGGCCGAAGCATATTCCTTATGATCCATACAGTAATGTAAACGATAAAGCTTGTCTTTTACTGCAAGCACATGTCTTAACCGTTCTGTGACCTTTTTTAAATCCAGAGGTTTTACCCAAAAATCCGTGGGTTGAAGTTCGATAACACAATTAACCAGTGAAGCATCAGTATCTGCACTCAGAAAAATAACGGCGGTAGTTTTGGTAATGTGGCCTTTAAGTTTCAGTTCTTCCAAAAGATGAAAACCGTCTTTATCACTCTTAACGTTAAAGGCAAGAAGAATAATGTCAAAACGCACTTCACTGCATAACCTTGCAGCATAGTATGCATTCTCAGCAGTTCTAACATTCCTCATTCCTAATTCAGATAATGCCGACTTAACGACCCCGTGTACCAAAATTTGGTCATCAATAATAAGAACATTCAGCTCATGCTGTTCTTTTATCGCTGGAATTTCAATCAAACGAATTGTCCTATCTTACTGCTAGAAGACTTACCAACATCGCATCATTTATAAATGTAGCTTGCAAGCGATGCGAATGCATATTTAGTCGGCGAGCAATGAAAACACTTTAAAGAAAATGTTCGCGTCACTCACATCTTATTATTAAATATAGAAGTTATCTTTTTGGGATGCACATTTCTTATTCCCAATGCAAATTAAGATTACCGCAACTACCGAGAAATAAAACAGAAATTATCAGAATGATGAGGGATACACCAAGAGCCGGAAAAGTAATTTCTCAAAGATCATATGAAAACGTGCCAATTTGTAAAATTTTACAAAAATTGCCATTTTCAGATGTACCCCTGGCGCATGCTTAAGGCACAATATGCCACCCCGCGATATAAATAAGTACTTATGGCACAACTGTATTTTTATTACTCAGCAATGAATGCTGGCAAATCTACAACCCTGCTACAGTCTGCCTACAACTATCGTGAGCGCGGTATGCAGGTGGAAATATTTACAGCCCGGTTAGACGACAGATACGGCATTGGAAAAGTATCATCCAGAATTGGATTACAAGCCGAAGCTCATCTTTACTCACCAGAAACCAATTTATTGGATTTACTGGGAAACATTCAAAAAACAGACTCACATCCCGGAATTGATTGCATTTTAATTGATGAAGCCCAGTTTTTAACAAAAGAACAAGTCAAACAAATCACACACATCGTCGATGAGTTTGATATTCCCGTTTTAGCTTATGGGTTACGAACCGACTTTCAAGGCGAAACCTTTCAAGGCAGCCATTATTTGTTAGCCTGGGCTGATAAGCTGGTTGAATTGAAAACCGTCTGCCATTGCGGACGCAAAGCAAACTTTGTGGTTCGTCGTGACAGTTCAGGGCACCCCATTAGAGATGGCGAACAGGTTCAAGTAGGTGGAAATGACAGCTACGAGTCTATGTGCCGTAAGCATTTCCGGGAATTAATCTGGTAAGTACCTATACTCAATAATTAAATCGTTCAGGTTCTGCACGGAAAACACGTTAACTTCAGGTATCGATTGTATGTCTAAACGTAAGCTCTTTTCACCTCTGGTATTCGCATTGATTATCACTGCTGCTTTGGCATTCTATCTGTTTATGCCAAAACAGGCTGAAAACCAAAATCGTCAGCGTCCGCCTACACCTGTAAAACTGGAATCGGTGCAACATCAAGCTCTGCCGATTATCGTTTCTGCGCTTGGCACAGCCAAAGCCAATGAGTCGGTCACCATTACCGCTCAAGAAACCGATACGATTGATAATATCTTGTTCGATGACGGTGATTTGGTCGAGAAAAACCAACCCTTGGTTTATCTCACTGCGGAAGAAGAAAAAGCGCGAGTTAAGGAACTTAAAATCAATCTGAAAGAAGCCAAACGTCAATTAAAACGTATTGAAGAACTGGCTCATGAAAACGCAGCTTCGGTACAACTTCTCGACGAGCAACAAGCGCGAGTGGATGCTCTCACGGCACAACTGGAAGTGACTAAATCCAAGCTAAGAGACCGTTCCATCAACGCTCCGTTTTCTGGTTTATTGGGTGTTCGTCAGGTATCCATTGGTGCATTAGTTCGCCCGGGAGAGGTTATTACCACGTTGGATGATCTCAGCATTATTAAGGTCGATTTCAATATTGCAGAAGAACACTTGCCCAGCATCGCCAATAAACAGCCCATCACGGCAACCACTATCGCGTATCCAGATAGAGTGTTCAGTGGCACCATTTCCAATGTCTCTTCGCGAGTTGATCCTGTTACCCGGGCAGTACATGTCCGCGCTTTGGTTAACAACCCAGATCTTGCCCTTCGCCCCGGGATGTTATTAAAAGTCACAGTAAAAAAACAAACGCTGGACGCTCTGATTGTCTCCGAGTCAGCTTTAGTGCCTATTGAAGATAAACAATATGTCTATCGCGTTGACGCCGACAATGTCGCCAAACAGGTTGAAGTGAAAATTGGTGTGCGTCGTCCCGGACTGGTTCAAATCGTCGAAGGATTGAACGATGGAGACAAAGTCGTTGTTGAAGGCACTTTACGACTGCAAGACGGCAGTAAAGTCAATCCTGTAGAGGGTTAATCACATGTTGCTGTCAGATTTATCGGTAAAACGCCCGGTCTTTGCCACTGTTGTTAATGTCCTGCTGCTGGTATTTGGTATCGTCGCCATCAGCTTGCTTTCCTTGCGCGAATACCCAGACATCGATCCGCCTATTGTCTCTATCAACACCAACTATCCCGGCGCATCGGCTTCCATTGTTGAGTCTCGCATTACACAGCTTCTGGAAGACAGGATCAGTGGTATTGAAGGCATCAAAAGCATTAATTCGACAAGTCGTAATGGACGCTCTTCCATTAGCATCGAATTCAACTTGTCCAGAGACGTAGACGCAGCCGCTAACGATGTACGTGAACGTGTTAGCCGAGCCTTAAACAATCTACCTGAACAGGCTGATCCACCAGAAGTGTTTAAGTCTGACTCGGATGAAGATGTCATCGTTTGGTATAACTTGCGCAGCGATAATCTGTCAGTCTTAGAACTCACCGATTATGCTGATCGTTTTATCGTAGACAAGTTATCTACCGTAGACGGTGTAGCCCGTATTCGCTTGGGCGGTGGACGTGAATACGCCATGCGTGTCTGGCTGGATCGCGACGCTATGGCGGCTCGTGGCATTACCGTCACCGACATCGAAAATGTGATCCGTTCTGAGAACGTAGAATTACCCGCCGGTGAAGTAGAATCGCATTTAAGAGACTTTGAAGTACGTGTCGCTCGTACCTTCCTGACACCAGAAGATTTCGCCAACCTGACCATAAAGCAAGGCGACAATGGCTATCTGGTGAAACTGCGTGAAGTCGCTCGCGTTGAATTAGGTTCTAACGACGACGAAACCGAATTCCGGGGCAATGGCAAAAACATGATTGGCTTGGGTATTATCAAGCAATCCAAAGCCAATACCCTGGCAGTTGCTCAAGGTGTGAAACAAGAAATCGACAACCTTACTCAAACCTTGCCAGAAAACATCTTTATTGTTCCAAGCTACGATACCTCTATCTTCATTCAGGAATCCATTAACGAAGTGTATAACACCTTGGCTATCGCCATGGCGATGGTGGTACTGGTGATATTCGTATTTTTGGGCAATGTGCGTGCAACGCTGATTCCTGCCGTGACCGTACCAATTTCCCTGGTTGCCGCATTTACGGTTATGTACGGATTAGGCTTTTCCATCAACCTGTTAACCTTGCTGGCGCTTGTACTGGCCATCGGTCTGGTTGTAGACGATGCCATCGTCGTATTAGAAAACATTTATCGCCGTATTGAGCTTGGCGAGCCACCGCTTTTGGCAGCCTATCGCGGTACAAGAGAGGTCGGATTTGCCGTAATCGCAACCACACTGGTGCTGATTGCCGTATTCGTCCCTTTGGTTTTTCTGGAAGGTAACATTGGTCGTTTGTTTACTGAGTTTGCTCTCGCCATTGCCGCCGCGGTCGCATTCTCCAGCTTTACCGCACTAACGCTCTGCCCCATGTTGGCTTCTCGTTGGTTGCGCAAGCAAAACAAAGGATCCGGGCTAAGCAATAGCATGAATGCCCTCTTTGGCAGACTGGAGCGTCGTTATAGCAAGGTACTGGAAAACACTATTCATCAGCCTATCGTGACAACGCTATTATTGTTATTCAGTATCGTCGCTCTGTACGGCTTGATTAAGCAAGTTCCTTCCGAATTCGTGCCAAGAGAAGACAGAGGCAACTTCTTTATCATGATGCAAGCCGCAGAAGGCGCCAGCTTTGAAAGTAATGCTGCTAACCTGCGTAAAATAGAAAGCATTC
Above is a window of Paraneptunicella aestuarii DNA encoding:
- a CDS encoding efflux RND transporter permease subunit, whose translation is MLLSDLSVKRPVFATVVNVLLLVFGIVAISLLSLREYPDIDPPIVSINTNYPGASASIVESRITQLLEDRISGIEGIKSINSTSRNGRSSISIEFNLSRDVDAAANDVRERVSRALNNLPEQADPPEVFKSDSDEDVIVWYNLRSDNLSVLELTDYADRFIVDKLSTVDGVARIRLGGGREYAMRVWLDRDAMAARGITVTDIENVIRSENVELPAGEVESHLRDFEVRVARTFLTPEDFANLTIKQGDNGYLVKLREVARVELGSNDDETEFRGNGKNMIGLGIIKQSKANTLAVAQGVKQEIDNLTQTLPENIFIVPSYDTSIFIQESINEVYNTLAIAMAMVVLVIFVFLGNVRATLIPAVTVPISLVAAFTVMYGLGFSINLLTLLALVLAIGLVVDDAIVVLENIYRRIELGEPPLLAAYRGTREVGFAVIATTLVLIAVFVPLVFLEGNIGRLFTEFALAIAAAVAFSSFTALTLCPMLASRWLRKQNKGSGLSNSMNALFGRLERRYSKVLENTIHQPIVTTLLLLFSIVALYGLIKQVPSEFVPREDRGNFFIMMQAAEGASFESNAANLRKIESILLDYTEQNEIDRVIVRTPGFGGSAGFAVVGVVDWKERKRSTFDLMSEISGRLSQLPDVQAFTIMRSSLGGRGLGRPVQFVLQGNTYEELARYRDIIMEKARTNSGLLRLDSDYKETWPQLLVNIDRERAADLGVSIGDVGRTLETMLGQRRVSTYLDRGEEYDVIMQGEKSDFQSPDNIENIYVRSKTSGQLIPLDNLLTTKEQATSAQLNRYNRMRSITITANLAPGYTLGEALDYLNQVVAENLPEGVSIDYSGESQLYKDSGNSILFVFALALTITFLVLAAQFESFVHPWVIMLTVPLALLGAFAGLYFANMTINIYSQIGLVMLIGLAAKNGILIVEFANQLRDAGYEFEKALLRASALRLRPIVMTGFTTVFSSIPLVLAQGPGAESRSVIGMVIFAGVLVAGFMTLFVVPTAYYWLARNTGSPQQLAHKIAELEEQIPYVKGEEG